CGATTGGGTTGGCTCATTGTACTGGATAGTAGTAGAGGGCAGTAAACTGCAACTGCTTCACCAGTATCTAACTCAAAGATACCTTCTTTTATATCTTTGATATCTTTTACCATGGCTATCTTGAAGGTAAAAGGTAACTTCAATGCCTCAGCAAATTGAGCCAGCCTTCTGCCGGTGTCCTCAATTTTCTTCCTTGATTTCACTCCAACAGCTGTAACTTTTAGCATCTCAATTGGGCATTCATATCTTGTCGCGAGTGCTTGCATCAACACGATGCAGTGTCCCCCGGTTCTGATGGCAAGGTCAACGAAATGAATCTTTTTGGATGATGCCACATTTTCCACTATCGCTTGGATGCCCGCAAACTCGGTAACTTGAAAGAAGGGAACTTCAAGGAAACATGCCATTAAAGCAGGACTCAAAGCCGCCATTGCTTCCTCAACATGCATAGCGGCAACATCTCTACTTTCCGATCCCTGTGATGTGTTTCTGCCAGTTTCTCTGTCGGTCTTCTGTTGGAGAGCTTTGGAAAAATAGTAAACAACTCTTTGAACAGAATTTCCACTACTGGAAGACAGGAAATCACATAGATTCTGCAGCTTTTTTGCGCAGCCGTATTGTTTCTTTGCAACCTTCTCAGCACAAGCTAAAAGAAGATGCGCAAGCCCAACATCTTTTGTTTCTTGGTCTGAGAGGCCGAAAGCAGTGCTGCCTAGAACATGGTCAGCCATGCAGTCATCTGCGTGTCTCCGGGAAGAGAACTGTATGAACCGTTCCCTTGCAACTCTCATCACTTCGACGGTTGACAATCCAGAGGCACAACTCATGGTTTCAAGAGAAGAATAAAGCTgaacttttcttgtttttcggAGTGCGAAAAGTGTACGAATGTTCTTGTGGGTTTGTGTCTGCTTATAAGCTGACATTCTACGCTATGACTTCTTTACATGGTTTGACAAAATTTGTAGGATATGCTGTAGCTTGGCCTTCTGTGAAATTCCAAGGCCAGTCTGTCAACAGCTGTATGAAAACTGAAATTGTTAAGTAACTCGATCGGATTAGGACATATGTTTAGAAAACTAATTAGTACAGTGAAAAAATTATGGTTTCCCTCCAATGATTCATGTTGATCCGCAAAAGCCTGGCCACAGTTTAATACATCCAAACGCTATGTACGAAGCTTGTGCATGTAAAGCTAGGAGTATGTGAGCGCTCGACGACATGATCCAAGCAAGAAGCAAATTATTCGTTCTGCTGATATAGTTTTCACCACCAAGGATCTGATATCTTCTATGAGTAAATTTGATTTGGACATCAGCCGGCATGTTATGACCAAAAGGATAAAGGAATAAGGATTAGGGATAAGACacgcaagaaaaaaaaaaataccacagAATATTAGAGTGAAGAAAGTACAAACTGGAAGCATGGCTTTCGTAAGGCATCGCAGAACAGAATGACCGAGTTCatggaagaaaagaagaaatacaAGAACTGTAAAATCACATGAAAAATCAAGAACATCCGATCTTTGAGTAATATGCATACACATGATACTACATTCGGCACTACGTGACACACAAGACTAGGCATTCATTTTACTAATTATACGATACAGATTGTATTACGTTTAAGGTATTTGAATTTAGATAGTTGTGGAATAAATTGATACATCCAGTGTCTTATGAACTTATGATCCATAGTTGTAGAGACGTGTTTGGATGCACTTGTACATATTTATGGTGTTCATAAGCAGTTGCCTCTCTTAACAGCTCAGTTTTCTTCGCGCGGGCATCCTTTCAATGATAACTAGAGCAATGTGATCATCATCTCGATGGACAAAGAGGAAAATTTCAAAGAATACCATAGTATTCGACTTAATGTTAACAAATTCGCTCATGAGAATTTATGAGACAAAAGTACAATTCTGGTGCTTTCTCCCATGTTTGTAGATTCTGCAATCCCTCATGGGAAACATATACATTGAAAGGAcaatcatcatcgtcatcaaaTGTGTTCGCCAACCATTTCGGTTGAACAAGCACaaggttaacaaagaaaataaccTATGCAGTTCCTGACCATGATTATTATCCGAAACTAGAATTTGAAGTTCAACCAAGAAGATAATAAGATGTCAGAGATTTAAAACTACAGGCAAcctcctttttatttatttcatcaaAGAAATTTccaaagagaaagagaatggAGAGGTGTGCCCTTCCATCCAAGAAGCAGGCATTTCCCATCCATATTGAGCGTGCAAGAATTTCCGTACGGAAAATTCTTAAGAATCAGGTCTGCTTGGTACAACGACGATGAACTCAATTCTATCTCCACCATTCCATACCGCGCAAAAAATGCCCTCCAAACATCAATTTTCACATTTCGGATATTCCTTTCCTCTCCTTCATTTGCCACAATATTTCTAATTCCTGTCCCAAAGTACATTGATTCCAAAATACTTCTGTTTGGATCATCTCGTTGGATGCAAGTTTCCAAGCAGTCAAAGAACGCAGCGAAGTAGAAAAGGGCGTCGATAAAGCGAGTTACAAAGACTGGCGAGTTGTGATTTGCCTCAACTTCAGTGACCACAGTTACACATGGACGGATGTTTTTTATCACCTTCATTGCAGATTCGAGTCGATCTGGTTTTGAAACCATGCTCCTCAGCGCAAATTCAGAGTAGACCACAACTGTTTCTTCAGAATCTAGCTCGAACATGTCTTCTTTGAGATCTAGCATGTCTTCTACCATCactattttaaaacaaaagggTAAGTTCATGGTTTGTGCAAAACTCCCCAACCTCTTACCTGTTTCCTCAACCGATTCTCTACAAGTAGTTCCAACAGCACTTATCTTGAGAAGCTCAAGCAGACAATCACAACGCGATGCTAAGGCTTGCATCAGACCTGTCCACTGCACCCCATTCCGGATTTCCAGATCAATCACATGCACCTTCTTAGCCTCAGCCACATTTTCCACAATGGCTTGAATTCCAGCAAATTGTACGACTTGCCCAAAGGGAAGCTTGATTTGACATGCCAGGGTGGTATCATTAGGAATCTTCATTGCCCTATCAACATCAAATGACTGCTTGTTCCCCAAAACTTTTGGTGCGACTCTTCCAGTTTCTCGATCAATCTTCTCCCGGAGAGCTTCAGAAAAAAAGTGAACCACTCGTTCAACTGGATTCCCGGTACTGGAAGAACGTGAATCACAACGTTTAAGCAAATTCCCAGCACGCTCATACTGCTGATAACCTACTTTCTCTGCAGAAGCAAGAAGGAACTCAACAAGCTCCACGTCTCTAGCTTCCTCATCTGACAGGCCCGAAAAGGAGGATCCAAACGGATGGCTCAGCATGGAGGGAACATCAGACACTTGAGAATAAGTCTGAATGAACCTTGCTCCTGCCACCCTCATGATTTCTTCAGTTGAAAGCTTCCTGCCTGTAGCCACCTGATCTGTGCACGCGTTGTAGTTGCTTGACTCAAAATTTCTTTCTCCATTCAACCGCTTAAACCCACTGCCATAGCTGTTCAAGAGATCAAGCCCTGCCAACGAGGAGAAAGGGTCTCGCTTCTCTTTCTTTGGTTCAACATGTGGAACCAAATTCGGGATGTCTTCGAGCTTTGCAATCTTCCCTAAGCACGCTTGGAATGGCATCGAGAGAGGATCAACCTGCATGGCATCATACAGTCCATAGTATGAAATCAGTGGCTGCTGCTGTTCTTCTTGTTGATACTTGGGAAACAAGTTTCCTCCAGAGGAGTAGTCATTTCCATAGAATCCATGATCCGAATCAACGGAACCAAATTCCCCCAACTTCCCCCATTCCTCTGCTCCAAACAAATTCACTTGTTTCCCCACATTGTTCTCCGCTTCCATGCCATCAAAACCTTTCTCAGTTGAGCTGAATATATCATGAACTCCACCGAAATTGAAATCCCCGAAAGAAAACATAGCATTCGTCATCACGAAAACTCACGATTTAGGCTCTCAATTCTTGTTGGTAAAAGCACTTTTTAATTGCAAACATGAACACATTAAAGATGGTCTGAGTTTCTTATTCCTAGTTCCTTACTTATGAAAGCATCATTATAAATTTAATACTACCCAGTTTTGACAGAGTCCTATATCGCATGGAAATCAAGGGCAGAACAACGACATTGATGTTTTTTATGGTATCAATATGGCCTGCATCCCAAAGTCCAAATATATGAATGCCATTTGTCCAACCAACAGATGTAAATTTAATATACATAATTCTCAACAAGGCGTTGATgtataaaccctaatttttaaAGAACAACGCTAACGTCACCTCCTTGTCCAACCATTTGTGATTATTGACATGTTTTGAAacttaaaagtgaaaaaaattcATCCtcgttcaattttttaatcattATTGAATATATGTTGAAAATGGATCCCATATTGACGAAATTAGGGATTTTGCATggggcttataagtaagttaggCTGCTCCCtatattgctaattggttttatggtgaaaccctcaacttttttcaatatctcttcaaaaaaaaaaaaaaaaacaaattttcaagATTCATGATGTATAAACCCTAATATCCAAATGTCAGTATTGCATCCACCCTGTAGCACATCTCGTTCACCCACTTGTGATTAACGGAATTTAACCGCGCAAATTTCATAATTGATCTTTCATTTTCTTAACCATCATTTATAAATCATATATGTATCAAGTCTGAAATGTTAAGGATTCAAACAAACTTAAGCCTCGTTGATGTATAAACCctaataattaaaacaaattctGAAGAAAGTTCCCCAACAATGCATATTAAGAAGTTCAGCCAAGAATGAGACAAACAAAAAATACGTAGAATATATAAGCAAACGCGCGAACAGATAAAGAGGTAATTAAGGTAGCGTGGGATTTGGGAGCTTACAATGCAGCTTGCACACTGCTGTATTTCTTAGAACAACTCCAATAGTGGGTTAAAAACCAAAGTAACCCCCAAAATTTctccccaaacccactccaacccaaggagaaattttgggctaaatgctaaaccaatgtcaaattccccccaaaatttagcccagaaatcggagtggactccacccaatatttatcggaatttaaatttttttagattaaaatgttcataaaattaatttacgatagtctacatatttattttttttttaaatttaatctaacaaaaaaaatagcctaagttcattctttaataatctcaggctaaaacgattggagcagaaaaactatttctgggctaaaagctaaatttttcgggctaaaaaatttgacttttaactCAACCATTAGAGATGGTCTTAACGGAAATAACTAAGGAGGCTCTGAGAGCAACATCTGACACAAGTTGGATGATTAGCGTTTGTATATTTCATCTGTCGTTGGCTGGCAACAGTGCCTTGTCGGGTCCGAGATGAGAGCAACAGCGACCGATTTGCGCTGACGATTAGTCGCTGGTGCAACTGCTGACCATGGCCGGCAAGCAACTTAAAGACCTACGTTATAGTAAGCaatcaataaaattttcctttataatttggagaaaatttcaattttagtttaCAGATTGTTGCTATTTAAAAACAATAgtttaattttatcaatttttttacaaaagtaaAACGTGTGTGACATACGAACAAGCCTCACAATTGCTTCATAAAAAGTTGATCAAATAAAATcatcatccataaatttcaaaatcaatataTTATATGAATTAAATCGCGACAACTAATAATTACGAACCAATCGGCCTAAATACAGAGCCCAGCCTCCTACATTGGCCTCTAAAGTAAGAAACTTCAAAACTGGCCCAAGTTTCTAATGCCATGTTTGTAAGTAGAGCACAAACTTTTCTTAAGCTAATTAAACTATTTCTTTTCAGAAGATAAATAACCTAAACATGGATTAGGAGCTCAAATGAGAATAAGACTGGACCTATTCATAAGCAGGCTTTTGACATGGATTAAGGCCCAGTAAAGATTAAGGCCCAATATACCTAACAACCACGACCCCCAATCATATTCTGACACCTCAGAAATCATGCAGCAGTCGACGTGGCATAGACCCAACAAATATCGTGTAAACACCGCCCGGTTCTCTCTTTCCTCTCCGCTTCGTATTTGTATTCCGTatataatttgttcatttaattcaACCGggagaggtggtggtggtggcggtggaggCAGTGGATCGGATCGGATCGGATCGGATCGGTGCGGATCGGACCGGACGGCGATGGCGGAGGACAAGTACAACCGGAAGAACCCGGCGGTGAAGCGGATTTTGCAGGAGGTTAAGGAGATGCAATCCAAACCCTCCGATGATTTCATGAGCCTCCCCCTCGAGGTTTCTTACTTTTCCCGATGATTTTGCAAATTCAGATTATTGATCTTGTAGTTTTTTCTGTTTAATTCACTTTGTTGGTGAGATTTGAATTTGATACCCGAATTTTGATTTTAAATATTGGGGGCTCGAGctgaattttgatttttgtttccttttttctctttctaaatttcaattgggtttcaattttAGGGATATTTTGAAATTGGGGATATTGTTTGGACTAGATGCTATTTAGCTGATTAGCGTTTGTTTGCAGGAGAATATATTTGACTGGCAATTTGCAATCAGAGGCCCTAGTGACACCGAATTCGAAGGTGGAATTTACCATGGGCGGATTCAGTTGCCGGCGGAGTACCCGTTCAAACCCCCTTCATTCATGTTGCTGACGGTAATGTGTTGTGCATTTTTGAGGTTAATGGGCTTGTTTGCTGGTTGGATTAGTATTTTCTGTCATGATGTGTTGACTTGTTTACTTCACTTGCAGCCAAATGGTCGCTTCGAAACCCAAACCAAGATTTGCTTGAGCATATCGAATCATCATCCCGAGCACTGGCAGCCATCATGGAGCGGTAAATTCCACTCTTTCTTAGATTGTGTGTGCTAGTGTATGGTTATGCAGAGAAAATGTCTCAAGAGCTATAAAATGTTCCAATATGCTTTTTCTAAGCTGCATCCAATTGCTTAGACCAAAACAAACTCGTAACATTGTATAGATACGCCACTAAATCATGGTTGGCTTGAAATGGAGTTGGAACTGGACTTGCATAGTCCGATGACCATATCACTATGGTGTTCCGTGTTTTGGACTTTTCCCATTTGTATTCTTCATGTGTGTCTATTCAATTATTGACATTTTAAGCGGTATTGAGAACACAGTCTGTGTGCTGATGTGATGTGAAACACAACTGAAATTTGAGTTGATTCCTCGGTGATTGACATTTTATGCTCATCTTGCTAATGTACTGTGTCTCTTGGCAGTGCGGACTGCTTTAGTTGCACTTATTGCATTCATGCCTACCAACCCAAATGGTGCGTTAGGTTCACTGGAATATAAGAAGGAAGAAAGGCGTGCCCTGGCTATCAAATCTCGTGCAGCAGCCCCAAGATATGGCACTGATGAACGCCAGAAGTTAATGGACGAGGTAAAATATCCGCTGAAAGTTTCGTTGCAATTACACAATTGAAGATCTCATGGCAGAAACTTGCTAATGGGTAATATTAATTTCACAGATTCATGAATATATGCTGAGCAAGGCACCCCCTGTTCCTCAATTGAGCCCCTCCCAGGCTTCGGAAGAGCATCCTTCAAACAAGGAAGGCAATGTTCAGGAGAGTTCCGCAAGCGCTGGATCCACACCCGCTGAGGAAACTGCTGGGGAAGGGCCTGCAAACCCAACAACAGGAGACAGGATTGTCGAAGAAGTTCAGGAAGCCCCTCTGAATGCTAACCCTGCCCCTGTAGCAGCGAGGGCGGTGAATGAAGCTCCTTCCACTGGATCAAGTCAGCTGCTACAAAGGCCAGAAGTTAAAGTACACAAACCAGCTGACGATCGCTTGTTCACATGGGCTGCTGTTGGACTTACCATCGCAATCATGGTTCTTCTATTTAAGAAGTTTATGAAATCCGGCGGACACGGTGCTGTTTTCATGGACGGATCATAGATTTAGTAACGATTCGAGCTGCCTTTGTAACAGAATATGCGTATATCTTATATGGTAGTTAAAAGACATCTGTTTAAAGTTCTACATATATTTGAAGTGTTTGTGATCCATTATGATCATCTAAAATGTACACAGTTGTAATTAAACGTAAAATGTTTTGCATTCGTGAGCTTTGTCATCCCAGAAACATTTTCCATGTCAACAAATCGTTATGTGCGTATATAAATGTGTCGGTTTGATTCTCAATTTGATAGCCAGAAATAAAGACCCCCTGTTTTCCTCCTCTTATGCACTTTAGTTTATTCATATGCGTTGTTTTCGTTTGATATTCAATCAGATGGCCAGAAATAAAGATACCCCGTTTACCTCCTCTTATGCACTTTAGTTTATTCATATGCGTTGTTTTCGTTTGATATTCAATTAGATGACCAAAAATAAAGATgcgaagaagaaaaagatggatGCTTGTCATTACtctaattttaattcattatccATGCACTAAGAATGGTCTTATTCAAACATGTTCCCCTCGCGCCAAAATTAGCATAAGCCGTAAGTTTTTCCATCTTGAATTCAACCTGCTCATTAAGCAGTGAAATATTCCATCCCAAGTCAACAACTTCTCCATAAACAGAAACTTTTCGATTGAGACGGGAAAACACGGGATCGAACAATGTGATCTCTCATCGTAGCACCGAAGCATCTGTTCTTTCATATAACTAACTATTCTACTTAGTTATACTTGCAGCATAATTTCCTATTCTAACAACATTAGTGATCagaaaataaattggaaagtGACGATGCCACTACGCCATTCCATGACCGGTTTCAGGGTGCATGACTTCAAAATGATGAGTTATCCGTTGTCCAGCTTCTAGCAACCTATATCGAACATATTAGTTGGTTCAAGATGATGTGCAGGAGGAGATGGTATCAGCAGGTAATTAGAGGCTGCATCTTTTCGTGTATTGCCCTGTAACACTGGAGACTGCACAGGGGAAGCTTCGACTTGGAATCCCGATACTTGTATGCATTCGTGCAATTTGGACCCGCACATTTTTCGCGTGGGGGAGGATAGCTAAATAAAACAAACCATCTAAGTTATAAAATTTGTCAATCTCAAGAAGAAAACGCAAGATTAAAAACAGAGAACTGGGGCTGGTAAAGAAGAAAGCAAATGCTGTACCTGCAAGGCACTGGACTGAAAATACTAGGCAGACCAATATCATCAGAAAATGTAACGGTGGTTCCATTAGGACCGACAACCCATCGGACAGTGTTTGGTGCCAGTGTGACAGGACAGCCGGTCCTCCCCTGCATAATATTATAGTTAATACTGCATGAGAATAAATGCGAAGGGccacaagaaaaaggaagaagactGAAAAATGTTTAATAATCTCTCAAAGACCTTATTCAATTCGTCCCTTTGCTGCTTcagtttttcttccttcttcttcttggaatCTTGACCCAGTATTCTTCTGATTGCCCCAGCCTAAAAATTAGAGGTGAGACTGTTTCTACATTTTCCACCTGAGTTAATATTATAAAGCGTGATATAAAGGCCAAACCTCAGCTTCCCTAGCTGCATTCTCTAACTTCACTTTCCGTCTCTGTGCAGCCTCAGCTTTCTTTAATTGCCGTTCCACTTCAGACAGTTTATCCTTCTTGCCTGTGGTCAACCAGCCAAcagaaaaactgaaaacaagttCAGTACGGGTGTGCATATGAATATAATCAGAATTATGCAACAGACACGGAAAGAATATGCGCACTTTTAGATGGGACAGAAAGCAAATCACTTGCAATGTCAAGAAAACCTGAACCAGGTAAAATATCTTTTCCAGGCTGGAAGGCCCGGTTACGTGTAGTGAGGGTTGATTCTTTCCGCCCTTCTAGAAGTAGACTAAGAGATCCTGTTTTCAGCTTCTTCCCATTTGGTTCAGGTTCATCATCAGATGTTAATTCTTCTTCATCGTCTTCTCCCAAATAGTCTTTATCCTCGTGCATTTTTTCTGATCTTGACCTATATTTACTAGCTGTTCCTAGCCTTGATGGCTTATACCCTCCGCCATCATCTCCATGAAAGTGAACGTCCATTTGAATTCTCTCTGAACGAGCAACCTTAGATGCACTTAGTCTTCCAAGGAATCggatttcttcatcttcatcgtcATCTTCATTAAATCCAGCATCCAAGGCGCTTCTCTTAGGAGCCCGCTTGCTTTTCCGAACTGGCTCATTGACCCCACCTCCACCTGCATCATCCTGCATCAATAATGTTATGATACACGGCATTGTTATAATGTAATCATgaacaaatcaaacaaatctttcCATAAAAATGGGGGTAACTTTTGAAACCAAATAGCAACCACTGAACTAGAAACTTTTCAAAGATTTCCTGGTCATTACAGTTGTGATTACACAGAATTAAAAGAATAATCATTGGAAAAATCATACAGGGTGACAAATAAATTCCACCGTACAGGTCGTACAAAATGAGACAACAATTGCAATAGTAACGAGAATCAGGGTGAGGTACCTGAGCAAGGGGATTCAGTTGGGGTGTGAAGGCATCTAAAGAGCTTGAAGATTTAGCAGCAGACGAGCCAACACCATTGCCAACATCTGCTATATACTTGGTGTTGAGTGTACGAGTAACACCTCCAAACTTAAGCTTTAACTTCTTCGGGTTGTTCTTACTTCCCAATCCATCAGGATGCACTATTTTCTTCTTATTATTCTGATTCCCATCAATGGTTCCTTTGCCAATAGGGATATTATAGCTGAGTGAAAATGTCGGTGGATTTAACCGAGGTTTATGTGATACGATACTCCTCTTCTTCCTGACAATGCAACCTCCAGGCGAAAACCCAGCACCACCGAAGCTTTCCATCTATGCCGAAACAGTTGCAGTTCTTTTTATGATACCTAACATTCAGAAAACAAGGGGTGGAAGATCAACACAATTTGATTATTTTACAAACCCCACAGTGAACCTGAAGATTATAATACCAAGTCCCTCAGTAAGAACTAAATCACGATGAGCCTATGAATCTAATAGCGCCAGCAAGTTGCATGAAAGAAACCAAGTCCCCTAGGGCATGTCTGGGACTGCTTCTTAGAGGACTAAAAGTGTTTGACTATGTTTGTCATAAAAACTTAAACGTGCTTCTAGGTCATTGAAGCACTTTTTCCACGTGCTTAATCACGAGGCTctcgattttttttataaatttaatgtaTTTCTAATAAAATCACTTCTACCAAAAACGCTTATGAGCCCTACAGAAGCACTCCCAAACGGATGAATACACCAGTGATACTGATTAGTATACCAGAAATAGAAAAACAGCACCAAACGGTCCAAACTGAAGCTTAAAGATTTTCATTGCCTTGGTCTCCCTAtggatttttttagtttttggagaCAACATTAACTGTAAGAACAAACCAGTTGGAGTACATTTTCCTCCTTTCACCTATTTCCTATTTTctgagcaaccaaacagaaaattaagGCCCCACTAACGTCCAGTACTCTAATTCACCATAAaactaacaaaagaaaaaacaagaaagtgCCTCCCAACATTTTGGCTTCTTTTCTTGAATCCTGAGTTGGTATTTCAGATTTTCCGTGGAAACAAACAgagaacaagaaaataaaagaaaagaaaaatgcggAAACTGGAAATTAAAAAAGCGAAGTCAAAAGCACATACTTACCTTGAAGAAGTCAGGGAGCAGGCGGAAGCACAGTGATGGAAGAGCCAGgagaaaccctaaccctaacggGGGGAAATGGAAACGAAAGGTTGGAGAAGTAAATGcagtgagtgagagtgagagagtagTGGGATTATGGCATTTTGAGAATGGTCTTGATTTGGTAAAGCATGAAAGTggattatttttctttcctttttttttaaaaaaaaaaataatgaaaatggtttaaaaGTTTTGAGTTgtaacgataaagataaaataaatagtatcagaattaaatttttaatgcaaaaatatgatttttcgttaaaataaacagtattgatagcttttgttaaatttttt
This Pyrus communis chromosome 6, drPyrComm1.1, whole genome shotgun sequence DNA region includes the following protein-coding sequences:
- the LOC137738291 gene encoding uncharacterized protein; this translates as MESFGGAGFSPGGCIVRKKRSIVSHKPRLNPPTFSLSYNIPIGKGTIDGNQNNKKKIVHPDGLGSKNNPKKLKLKFGGVTRTLNTKYIADVGNGVGSSAAKSSSSLDAFTPQLNPLAQDDAGGGGVNEPVRKSKRAPKRSALDAGFNEDDDEDEEIRFLGRLSASKVARSERIQMDVHFHGDDGGGYKPSRLGTASKYRSRSEKMHEDKDYLGEDDEEELTSDDEPEPNGKKLKTGSLSLLLEGRKESTLTTRNRAFQPGKDILPGSGFLDIASDLLSVPSKSKKDKLSEVERQLKKAEAAQRRKVKLENAAREAEAGAIRRILGQDSKKKKEEKLKQQRDELNKGRTGCPVTLAPNTVRWVVGPNGTTVTFSDDIGLPSIFSPVPCSYPPPREKCAGPNCTNAYKYRDSKSKLPLCSLQCYRAIHEKMQPLITC
- the LOC137737205 gene encoding ubiquitin-conjugating enzyme E2 32, which translates into the protein MAEDKYNRKNPAVKRILQEVKEMQSKPSDDFMSLPLEENIFDWQFAIRGPSDTEFEGGIYHGRIQLPAEYPFKPPSFMLLTPNGRFETQTKICLSISNHHPEHWQPSWSVRTALVALIAFMPTNPNGALGSLEYKKEERRALAIKSRAAAPRYGTDERQKLMDEIHEYMLSKAPPVPQLSPSQASEEHPSNKEGNVQESSASAGSTPAEETAGEGPANPTTGDRIVEEVQEAPLNANPAPVAARAVNEAPSTGSSQLLQRPEVKVHKPADDRLFTWAAVGLTIAIMVLLFKKFMKSGGHGAVFMDGS
- the LOC137736627 gene encoding DELLA protein RGL1-like, with the protein product MTNAMFSFGDFNFGGVHDIFSSTEKGFDGMEAENNVGKQVNLFGAEEWGKLGEFGSVDSDHGFYGNDYSSGGNLFPKYQQEEQQQPLISYYGLYDAMQVDPLSMPFQACLGKIAKLEDIPNLVPHVEPKKEKRDPFSSLAGLDLLNSYGSGFKRLNGERNFESSNYNACTDQVATGRKLSTEEIMRVAGARFIQTYSQVSDVPSMLSHPFGSSFSGLSDEEARDVELVEFLLASAEKVGYQQYERAGNLLKRCDSRSSSTGNPVERVVHFFSEALREKIDRETGRVAPKVLGNKQSFDVDRAMKIPNDTTLACQIKLPFGQVVQFAGIQAIVENVAEAKKVHVIDLEIRNGVQWTGLMQALASRCDCLLELLKISAVGTTCRESVEETGKRLGSFAQTMNLPFCFKIVMVEDMLDLKEDMFELDSEETVVVYSEFALRSMVSKPDRLESAMKVIKNIRPCVTVVTEVEANHNSPVFVTRFIDALFYFAAFFDCLETCIQRDDPNRSILESMYFGTGIRNIVANEGEERNIRNVKIDVWRAFFARYGMVEIELSSSSLYQADLILKNFPYGNSCTLNMDGKCLLLGWKGTPLHSLSLWKFL
- the LOC137736198 gene encoding DELLA protein GAI1-like, translated to MSCASGLSTVEVMRVARERFIQFSSRRHADDCMADHVLGSTAFGLSDQETKDVGLAHLLLACAEKVAKKQYGCAKKLQNLCDFLSSSSGNSVQRVVYYFSKALQQKTDRETGRNTSQGSESRDVAAMHVEEAMAALSPALMACFLEVPFFQVTEFAGIQAIVENVASSKKIHFVDLAIRTGGHCIVLMQALATRYECPIEMLKVTAVGVKSRKKIEDTGRRLAQFAEALKLPFTFKIAMVKDIKDIKEGIFELDTGEAVAVYCPLLLSSTMSQPNRLESLMKALRSLNPRLMVVNEVEANHNSPIFINRFYEALFYYSAYFECLDACMDRGSALRMELEETYLSHEIKNIVASEGEERVNRRMKIDGWRSLFGKCGMVEAELSLSSLYQADLIAKQFACGRSCTMGTNGKCFVVGWKGTPILSLSVWKFHAVNVKTFKHLL